One Haemorhous mexicanus isolate bHaeMex1 chromosome 9, bHaeMex1.pri, whole genome shotgun sequence DNA segment encodes these proteins:
- the USP1 gene encoding ubiquitin carboxyl-terminal hydrolase 1 isoform X1, translating into MPGVLPGDSARASPSKKNRLSLKLFQKKEAKRVLDFIEAQENEPKGAEFRGAEIDQVVPAAQPPSLVSCEKKDNMLPFVGLNNLGNTCYLNSVLQVLYFCPGFKTGVKHLYNIISKKRESSKDEGEQKAEKGSCKEDPLASYELICSLHSLILSVEQLQASFLLNPEKYTDELATQPRRLLNTLRELNPMYEGYLQHDAQEVLQCILGNIQETCQLLKKEELNKLPVEEPAVKLEEKPSPNSESNGSVSPAEEEDPSPGGHGGDAAKEKLLKGNGKRKSDTEGGNAKKKSKVSKEQIAAEENQRQTRSKRKATGEKVENQMDAIAKCSGESESAKPTQKKSRLRLNWLKSSCKQPSILSKFYSLGKLTTNLGSKEPGKEYDCEFEESAVKCENGDSKEEYHEPASPVESHHGKGTEKEPKKEGTELAVFELVEKLFQGQLVLRTRCLECECFTERREDFQDISVPVQEDELSKSEESSEISPEPKTEMKTLKWAISQFASVERIVGEDKYFCENCHHYTEAERSLLFDKMPEVITIHLKCFAASGLEFDCYGGLSKINTPLLTPLRLSLEEWSTRPTNDTYGLFAVVMHSGITISSGHYTASVKVTDLQSLELDRGNFLPEPGYAALKPEPLTEEEARAMAEDYDDGEVSFRLSGAAPPGKVLSKKNVEAVGLLGGQKSKADCELCASKQPNPEKLLSVAPEPRGEPSAEPRAEQGEPPALAANGLENKALYVLQSLKEYEGKWLLFDDSEVKVTEEKDFLNSLSPTSSSTSTPYLLFYKKIVE; encoded by the exons ATGCCCGGCGTCCTGCCCGGCGACAGCgccagggccagcccctccAAGAAGAACAGGCTGTCGCTGAAGCTCTTTCAGAAGAAGGAGGCGAAGCGGGTGCTGGATTTCATCGAGGCGCAGGAAAATGAGCCGAAGGGCGCGGAGTTCCGAGGCGCCGAGAT TGACCAGGTggttcctgcagcacagcccccctcCCTTGTCAGCTGTGAGAAAAAAGACAACATGCTGCCTTTTGTGGGCCTGAACAACCTGGGCAACACCTGCTACCTGAACAGTGTCCTGCAG GTATTATACTTTTGTCCTGGTTTTAAAACTGGAGTAAAACATTTATATAACATCATTTCAAAGAAGAGAGAGTCTTCAAAGGATGAAGGAgagcaaaaggcagaaaag GGAAGCTGTAAAGAAGATCCCTTGGCAAGTTACGAGCTCATCTGCAGTTTGCACTCCTTGATCCTTTCAGTTGAGCAGCTTCAAGCCAGTTTTCTCCTGAACCCAGAGAAATACACGGATGAATTGGCCACTCAGCCCCGGAGGCTGCTGAACACCCTCAG AGAGCTGAACCCCATGTATGAAGGGTACCTGCAGCACGATGCCCAGGAGGTCCTGCAGTGTATCCTGGGCAACATCCAGGAAACCTGCCAGCTgctgaagaaggaagagctgaaCAAACTGCCTGTGGAAGAGCCTGCAGTTAAACTGGAGGAGAAACCCAGCCCAAACTCTGAGAGCAATGGGTctgtgagccctgctgaggaggaggatcCCAGCCCGGGCGGCCACGGTGGAGACGCGGCCAAGGAGAAGCTGCTCAAGGGAAACGGGAAGAGGAAAAGCGACACCGAGGGCGGCAACGCcaagaaaaaatccaaagtaTCAAAAGAGCAaattgcagcagaagaaaatcaaagACAAACCAGGTCCAAGAGGAAAGCCACGGGAGAAAAGGTGGAAAACCAAATGGATGCCATTGCCAAGTGTTCCGGGGAGAGCGAGAGCGCCAAGCCCACGCAGAAAAAGTCGCGCCTTAGGTTAAACTGGTTAAAATCTTCCTGCAAACAGCCCAGTATTCTGTCCAAATTTTACAGTCTGGGAAAGTTAACTACAAACTTGGGATCCAAAGAGCCAGGGAAGGAATATGACTGTGAGTTCGAAGAGTCAGCTGTCAAGTGTGAAAATGGTGACAGTAAAGAAGAATATCATGAACCAGCATCTCCGGTGGAAAGCCATCATGGAAAAGGAACtgaaaaagaaccaaaaaaggAAG GTACAGAGCTGGCTGTCTTCGAGCTGGTGGAGAAACTCTTCCAGGGCCAGTTAGTGCTGAGGACCAGGTGCTTGGAGTGCGAGTGCTTCACGGAAAGGAGGGAGGATTTTCAGGACATCAGTGTCCCAGTGCAAGAAGATGAGCTTTCTAAAAGTGAAGAGAGTTCTGAAA tttcaCCAGAGCcaaaaacagaaatgaagacTCTGAAATGGGCAATTTCCCAGTTTGCCTCCGTGGAGAGGATTGTGGGAGAggacaaatatttctgtgagaACTGCCACCACTACACGGAAGCCGAGCGCAGCCTCTTGTTCGATAAAATGCCCGAAGTGATCACAATTCACTTGAAGTGCTTTGCTGCCAGTGGCTTGGA GTTTGACTGCTACGGGGGCCTGTCCAAGATCAACACGCCGCTGCTGACGCCGCTCAGGCTGTCCCTGGAGGAGTGGAGCACGCGGCCCACCAACGACACCTACGGGCTCTTCGCCGTGGTCATGCACAGCGGCATCACCATCAGCAGCGGCCACTACACGGCCTCGGTGAAGGTCACGgacctgcagagcctggagctggacaggggcAACTTCCTCCCCGAGCCGGGCTACGCCGCGCTCAAGCCGGAGCCGCTGACCGAGGAGGAGGCGCGGGCCATGGCCGAGGACTACGACGACGGCGAGGTCTCCTTCAGGCTCAGCGGCGCCGCACCGCCGGGCAAGGTGCTCAGCAAGAAGAACGTGGAGGCCGTGGGGCTGCTCGGGGGGCAGAAGAGCAAGGCTGACTGTGAGCTGTGTGCCAGCAAACAGCCCAACCCCGAGAAGCTCCTGAGCGTGGCTCCCGAGCCGCGCGGCGAGCCCAGCGCCGAGCCCCGGGCGGAGCAGGGTGAGCCCCCGGCGCTGGCAGCCAACGGACTGGAGAACAAAGCTCTCTACGTGCTCCAGAGCCTCAAGGAGTACGAGGGCAAGTGGCTGCTCTTCGATGATTCCGAGGTGAAGGTCACAGAGGAAAAGGACTTTCTGAATTCTCTTTCTCCGACATCGTCATCTACATCGACTCCTTACCTACTGTTTTATAAGAAAATTGTAGAGTGA
- the USP1 gene encoding ubiquitin carboxyl-terminal hydrolase 1 isoform X2, which produces MLPFVGLNNLGNTCYLNSVLQVLYFCPGFKTGVKHLYNIISKKRESSKDEGEQKAEKGSCKEDPLASYELICSLHSLILSVEQLQASFLLNPEKYTDELATQPRRLLNTLRELNPMYEGYLQHDAQEVLQCILGNIQETCQLLKKEELNKLPVEEPAVKLEEKPSPNSESNGSVSPAEEEDPSPGGHGGDAAKEKLLKGNGKRKSDTEGGNAKKKSKVSKEQIAAEENQRQTRSKRKATGEKVENQMDAIAKCSGESESAKPTQKKSRLRLNWLKSSCKQPSILSKFYSLGKLTTNLGSKEPGKEYDCEFEESAVKCENGDSKEEYHEPASPVESHHGKGTEKEPKKEGTELAVFELVEKLFQGQLVLRTRCLECECFTERREDFQDISVPVQEDELSKSEESSEISPEPKTEMKTLKWAISQFASVERIVGEDKYFCENCHHYTEAERSLLFDKMPEVITIHLKCFAASGLEFDCYGGLSKINTPLLTPLRLSLEEWSTRPTNDTYGLFAVVMHSGITISSGHYTASVKVTDLQSLELDRGNFLPEPGYAALKPEPLTEEEARAMAEDYDDGEVSFRLSGAAPPGKVLSKKNVEAVGLLGGQKSKADCELCASKQPNPEKLLSVAPEPRGEPSAEPRAEQGEPPALAANGLENKALYVLQSLKEYEGKWLLFDDSEVKVTEEKDFLNSLSPTSSSTSTPYLLFYKKIVE; this is translated from the exons ATGCTGCCTTTTGTGGGCCTGAACAACCTGGGCAACACCTGCTACCTGAACAGTGTCCTGCAG GTATTATACTTTTGTCCTGGTTTTAAAACTGGAGTAAAACATTTATATAACATCATTTCAAAGAAGAGAGAGTCTTCAAAGGATGAAGGAgagcaaaaggcagaaaag GGAAGCTGTAAAGAAGATCCCTTGGCAAGTTACGAGCTCATCTGCAGTTTGCACTCCTTGATCCTTTCAGTTGAGCAGCTTCAAGCCAGTTTTCTCCTGAACCCAGAGAAATACACGGATGAATTGGCCACTCAGCCCCGGAGGCTGCTGAACACCCTCAG AGAGCTGAACCCCATGTATGAAGGGTACCTGCAGCACGATGCCCAGGAGGTCCTGCAGTGTATCCTGGGCAACATCCAGGAAACCTGCCAGCTgctgaagaaggaagagctgaaCAAACTGCCTGTGGAAGAGCCTGCAGTTAAACTGGAGGAGAAACCCAGCCCAAACTCTGAGAGCAATGGGTctgtgagccctgctgaggaggaggatcCCAGCCCGGGCGGCCACGGTGGAGACGCGGCCAAGGAGAAGCTGCTCAAGGGAAACGGGAAGAGGAAAAGCGACACCGAGGGCGGCAACGCcaagaaaaaatccaaagtaTCAAAAGAGCAaattgcagcagaagaaaatcaaagACAAACCAGGTCCAAGAGGAAAGCCACGGGAGAAAAGGTGGAAAACCAAATGGATGCCATTGCCAAGTGTTCCGGGGAGAGCGAGAGCGCCAAGCCCACGCAGAAAAAGTCGCGCCTTAGGTTAAACTGGTTAAAATCTTCCTGCAAACAGCCCAGTATTCTGTCCAAATTTTACAGTCTGGGAAAGTTAACTACAAACTTGGGATCCAAAGAGCCAGGGAAGGAATATGACTGTGAGTTCGAAGAGTCAGCTGTCAAGTGTGAAAATGGTGACAGTAAAGAAGAATATCATGAACCAGCATCTCCGGTGGAAAGCCATCATGGAAAAGGAACtgaaaaagaaccaaaaaaggAAG GTACAGAGCTGGCTGTCTTCGAGCTGGTGGAGAAACTCTTCCAGGGCCAGTTAGTGCTGAGGACCAGGTGCTTGGAGTGCGAGTGCTTCACGGAAAGGAGGGAGGATTTTCAGGACATCAGTGTCCCAGTGCAAGAAGATGAGCTTTCTAAAAGTGAAGAGAGTTCTGAAA tttcaCCAGAGCcaaaaacagaaatgaagacTCTGAAATGGGCAATTTCCCAGTTTGCCTCCGTGGAGAGGATTGTGGGAGAggacaaatatttctgtgagaACTGCCACCACTACACGGAAGCCGAGCGCAGCCTCTTGTTCGATAAAATGCCCGAAGTGATCACAATTCACTTGAAGTGCTTTGCTGCCAGTGGCTTGGA GTTTGACTGCTACGGGGGCCTGTCCAAGATCAACACGCCGCTGCTGACGCCGCTCAGGCTGTCCCTGGAGGAGTGGAGCACGCGGCCCACCAACGACACCTACGGGCTCTTCGCCGTGGTCATGCACAGCGGCATCACCATCAGCAGCGGCCACTACACGGCCTCGGTGAAGGTCACGgacctgcagagcctggagctggacaggggcAACTTCCTCCCCGAGCCGGGCTACGCCGCGCTCAAGCCGGAGCCGCTGACCGAGGAGGAGGCGCGGGCCATGGCCGAGGACTACGACGACGGCGAGGTCTCCTTCAGGCTCAGCGGCGCCGCACCGCCGGGCAAGGTGCTCAGCAAGAAGAACGTGGAGGCCGTGGGGCTGCTCGGGGGGCAGAAGAGCAAGGCTGACTGTGAGCTGTGTGCCAGCAAACAGCCCAACCCCGAGAAGCTCCTGAGCGTGGCTCCCGAGCCGCGCGGCGAGCCCAGCGCCGAGCCCCGGGCGGAGCAGGGTGAGCCCCCGGCGCTGGCAGCCAACGGACTGGAGAACAAAGCTCTCTACGTGCTCCAGAGCCTCAAGGAGTACGAGGGCAAGTGGCTGCTCTTCGATGATTCCGAGGTGAAGGTCACAGAGGAAAAGGACTTTCTGAATTCTCTTTCTCCGACATCGTCATCTACATCGACTCCTTACCTACTGTTTTATAAGAAAATTGTAGAGTGA